Sequence from the Numida meleagris isolate 19003 breed g44 Domestic line chromosome 2, NumMel1.0, whole genome shotgun sequence genome:
AAAGTGAACCGCACCGCGATTTGCCTCTGCGTGGACTCTTCTGCAAACGGGGGGAGACACGCAGCTCCCCCCGCCATGGGGACTGacaaaagagaggagaaaaaattgtCTCAATCATTATCAAATCAGCTTTGAATTCATTACTCCAGAGCATTAACTAATTACCAGATCAGAGACAcgaaaaaataaatattcctttaaatAACCGAAGGTAATTATAACCCTGTTGTTGACACTAACGATTAATAATTGATCAGAAGTTATACACAATAAATTGTCAATTTATCTCCCTATAAAAATGCACAtactgattattattattttcctggaCGGTTTTTAGAAGCCCAAGCAACTATGGTATCCGTACGGGGCGCAcgaagattttttttttccctttttcctccctagTATTCGCTATTTTGAGATCCCCCGCCAATAAACGCAAAGCAGGAGCGTCGCCGCCGGCTCTGCGCTGACTTTCGAGCGCAGCCGGACCCGGCTGGCCCCGCATCTGTCCTTCAGGTCCCCAAATCCTGACCGGAGTCAGGTGAAGGGCGCGGCTCAGGAGCCTCACGATGCCTGCCCCCTGTTCCTCCATCCCTCGCTTTCCCACGGGGAAACACAGCATGCTCAGCCGGGATTGGATGTGAAATAGTGACATTCCCCTCGGCTGGAGGCGGGGGTCCCTCTGTCCCCTCGGGCGGGGCGCCCGCAGGTAGCGCTGCCCTGGGCGGCAGCCCCGATGTGCCCCGCCGGCAGCACTTCCCCTCCGCTGTGTTCAAAAGGGCTCTGCTTCGGAGTCACCGGGTAATAATCGGGGATTAGATGCATGGGTGCTTTGAATATGCACCGAGGATCTCTTTGTTTCcgaactttttttttcctttgttgcttCCCTTTTAATTCTTTAGAAGCCAGGAACGTACCTGAGTTATTAGTTAatggattaaaaacaaaggggtgaatttcattttatttcatgtgcaGTGCTACTGTTATTAACAATCTCTTTTACTGCTGTTATTCAATTCCTACACTGCAAAGGCTCTTTTTAACTAAGCGGATCGTGAGAAGCTTGCCAAGCACCGGGaaatactgaaagcagaaagcaacGTATCGACCTAGTGTAAATTccgtctctctctctctcatccctttccttttcttttccaaaactcAATAAGCAATAAAATCCTTCCGGTATTGATTACATCCCCGCCACGCGTTCTCAGCGGCGCGGTGACTCTGAACTGCCTTTAAGTGAGATGTAACATGTGGCAGAGGCAGAAACTTCCAATGGCGAGAGGCTTGGGAtcgtctctttttttttttctttctctctttgctttgctttttttctttttttttttctctcccttatcCGCGAGGTTGGGGACGGAGGGGTAGCCGGCCCCCGCCCGCCTGGAGCTCAGTGCGGGGCCCTTAGCGGAGGGTTCCGCCAGGTTGGGCGCTGCGCATTGAGGCTCTCTTCTTCACCTGGAAGCCATCCTTCCCCTAAAAAGCTCGACTCCTCCTCCGAGAACGGACTTTGGGAAAGGTCccctttttatttgttgtaattgtttttattatcgTTATTGTTATCGCTGAGCTTTCTATTAACTTTGCCCTCAGTTAACTCCCCTTAGCCCGCTCCCTTCTGGCCGGAGCTCGTGTCCAGGAGCAGTTCCCacgtccgtctgtctgtccgcAGCTGCCTGCTCTCCGTCCCCGTCCCTTCCCCCCGCCGCCCGTCAGACAAAGGTGGGTGACGCTTTTTTCCGCTCTGGCAGGCAGTTGGTGAGCAGCTTTCCTGAAACAATAACTCTCTTATTGAGAACAAATGTTGACATTCGCAGGGAGCGAAGCAGAGCGCAGCCCAGGAAGTGCGAGGTGGAAAGCTGCCCTCTTCCTATTTGGCGACAGCGCCGATTCCTCGGGGATCCCACCTGAGATTAAAGGCTGAATTTCAATAAATCAGCTCTAATGAAACCTCTGGCCCCGCGGAGGGGAGCGTTCGTCTCTCCCGCTCTGAAAcgaggagagggaagggggagggggggagcgGGCGCAGATATAGACAGGGGCGTGAGGTTTTAATCCCGGCGGGGTGATTAGCATCGTTATGAAATAAACTGTACGCAAAGTGGTGTATTTAATCGCTCACGCCTCTTCCTCGCTATCCTGAAAGAATCGCGCTGCTCGTGCCAGCGATCCAACAGGGCTCCGCTTCCCTCCTGCTTTCAATTTCGATTATTAAATCTCGAATGACGCCGAATGAGCGCTCCTCGCccattaatttctgtttttaaaaaggagtttATTTGCCAAATCGTTTGGGTGTCGCCCATCTGCATTTCTGAGCCTCTCGTGAATTTCTCGGGGGATGAGAGAAGTCCACTGGGTTTAACATACAGAGCGAATATTTAAAAGCGAGTTTTCCAAGtctttctacttttctttccagaaagaaatccaGGTCTAAATACTAGCAAGGGTGGGTAAATTATGGAAATCTTTTATAAGTCTTCGGGCGTATAAACATCAAAGGAATGTCGTTAGCCTTTTTTAATCTCTGCCACAGCTTTTTACCAATTGAAATGTTCACGTTGTGTCCGACAGAGACCTGGAACAGAAAACGTGGGCGGTGGGGGCGgatggagcaggagggagagcgGGGAAGAGAAAGTTCAGGCGTGCCCCCTAACTTAAACAGTTGCCCTGTAAATTCTCCCCAAATCGCACAGAAAAGGCGTTCTTGAGAATGATTTTACCCGATATTTGCATTTACATCGCGCACTAAATTGGAGGGGAAAATCCGAATTGTTTTTCAGCCGCTATCTAATTGTGCTGCGCTCTGTACACAGGCAGAACGACACGTTACCTCAATGAGAACCAGGATGTTTAGGAGAAGAGAAGCATCGTTCAGCAACACAAGAAGATGAGCAGGCCTCCAGCTGCACAGATATTCGGTGTTTTATATTTAGCTAGATGGATCCCAGAGTTTTCCAGAATTACAATATTAATTTCTGTCCTATCAGCTGAAAAACACATGCATTTTCTCAGTCATTTAGACAGCTTTATAGGGGTAAAATATGACGGAGGGGGCCGGGGGAAGATAGATCAGGGGGATTACGTATATGCATTTAATGTCTTTTTCCCCCTGTTTAATATAATCGCGACATATTTCCTGACTCCAGCCTAGCACGGCTCTTTATCCAGTTAACATTCCCAAGGCTGATGCCTGAAGTATCTAAGATCACTTTCAAATGCCCTTTCTAACAAGACCTGAGCAAGAGGCCACTAATTTTCAGTGAACAAAAAGCCACTGGAGAGAGATCCGTTTGTCAATATCAACTGGTCCAGCAATTTTCCATCTTCAGACACATCGGCCTATCTGAGCTGGCAGATGTTTAGACAAGATTTTATAAATTGTTCAATATCAGACCGTAATGAACCCCAACTGACCATTCCAAAGCAGCTAAAAGCATTCAGGATCTCCCCTGCTGGGATCTAATAATGCTCTCACGCTGGAAGATTATTAATCATGGAATAAAATAGATGAGCCTCTTGAAAAATAAGTGTATGATTGATTAAAGGGCAATCTAAGAAGCtattattcttgttttataACCGTAAGCTATATTCACTCAATTTATCTTTTGGGGAGAATAAATGATTGTTCGTTTCGTTTCTGGAATTATATTATATGAGGATTCccattattttactgaaaattaaaatgaataattagcTGATTGTATGAGCTCAATTGAGGTGGATTTCTTCTATGACTATCAAATTcaagatgtaaggaaaaaagggaaaaaatctttaaaaacaggaatcagactttttctcttcatgcttCTGTGCTTGCCCGTTTTAGctagaagcagaaacaaagaaatgagaaataaactgCAGTTGATTataattcctttttgttttccccagaaatATTGGATGTAAGGAACATTAACTCTAAGGAGCTACCTCACGCCTAACATAAATAGTTTATAAGAAACATGCGTGTATTCACATTGCTCTCTCTACGCATTTGCATGCATGTATACAAATACGTATTTGCACACATGTGTGCATTTAAAGCTTCAGTACAACAGAACGACCCAGAATGAATTAATTTATGCAGAGCATATCTTTGCAACATATTTAAATTGCTTACTCATTTTATGGTCTAAGCTACACTAGCGAAATTACaactttcatcattttctgGATAATAGATTACTGCTTTGGGgggaaatgaacaaaaaacacCATATTGTTGCAGACTagtctgtttttatttacaattaGATATATAAATTAGTAAAGAATTCTCGTTAAACAACCAAAGATTGTATAACCATCAACGTTTCAAATAAAAACCAGGCaaaatttatttacaaaaagtTCAGATTCCATTGCAATACAACTTGCATAAATTACTAGAAGCTTTATATcgttacaaaaataaatatcaaatttGTTTCCACTTTGTAAGGACTCAAGTTCTCCAATCACGTCTTTATTATCTCTACTGTATACatcttttacaaataaattttaCAATAAATCCTATCACACCTATCGAATATATACCGTGGCAATGAAGTGATCAATTCGAGATATCCTGAGAAAAACAGATCTGTTTTCAAAAGTCACACGTACATTGGGGAAACTATACTATACCAGCAAACTCACATTATGTCCAACAAAATTCTGGTTTAATAATTAGAGTCTGAAGATTTAATAGTGCTCTGTGGTCTTCTTTTATACAGTGGCACAAGATGTGATCCGGATTTAGAGATTTGTTATATATATTAGCTCAGGGAGAGATGATGGCTTGCTGacttttttcaaagcaattgtGACACCTACCTGTGGACCAAGGAAAAAACCAGATCATCCAAAAATCCTTCAATTACACACTAACGCCATTAAACTCGAAAAATAATGGAAGGAAGGCAAAACTCTTACTCAtctacctttattttttctaacaaaaaattGGAAAAAGTATCGACAaggtgatttttgtttgtttgtttagccCTAGGTAATGGAGGTATTAAGAGTGGCATTGATAGCCAGGCAAGGGGCAAGTCACAGACAACACACCCTGCTGAAATGCATGTGGATCTCTGATAATCATCCCTTCTGATTTCAAATACGCAATCGCCGTGAAACCTCACTTAAAATGTGCCATTGCAGCACTGCCACGTGAGCGCAAGAACTTTGTTCCTGAACAACAAAAccttcaaaaatattctttccagCTCACTTTCCATAGCATTTAAATAGTCCTTACAGGTTTGCCTCACACAAGCAAAGAGTACGCGAGGTGAAGGAGGTCTAACTTGACTTTAAAACAGAGACGAACACGAGAAAGAAAGGCTGTAATAAGAGgcttaaaaatagcagaaaagaGTGTCTTACTCTGTAATCAGAGCCTCATGTAATGAAGCAAGAAATTAACACTAAGCAAGTCTCGATCTGCGCGCTGTCTTAGACCTGGTGCCAAATGATCAGCGTAATAGAAAACGCTCTCACTTACTTGCATTGCTGCGTGATTGTACTTCTATAGGTATGGTTGTACTCCTACTGTGCAGACTTCAGTGGGATCTGTCAAAATATAACCGTCAGTTAGTCACAGGACACAGCCAGCTAACCAGATTATACACCGCGCACACGGCCCAGCGCTCGCTCACGCAGAAGTCAGAGCTGAGTCCTTTCAAAGACTGGGCCATGTTCCATCTCTGCCCTTGCCTCGAGTATTACGCATGTACACAAATAAATGCATCAGGATAAGCTGACGGTTATATTAGCATAAAactttttataaaaagaagaagaaaaagaaaaaagagctaaaAATGTCACACTCCACAAAATTTTATGTCCAAGGTGAGCAATTACCCAAACCCAAAGCTGCAGAAACCGTGAGAATACTGGCAACAAAGAGAGCAAAACCAGTCTGTcgaaaataataataataataataatagtaataataataataataataaagttaaCAACACCCTCGCTCTCTGGGTATCTTTAGtatttagttttcctttttaaaatagcatgaAAAGCTGTGTCTGCAGCATGCAGGAGTGATCTAAAAGTCGTCATTTACGTAGCAGGTACCGCTTTGCCAGGGACATGCAATTTTAATCCCCGGATTACGCTGCTGCCCATCTTCAGCTCTCGGCCGGTGGCAACGGTGATCGAGCGCAGTGTTTTGTCCAAAGTATTCACAGCGAATGGGGAATTTACAGTGGGCGGGGAGGGGGGACGAGGGGCAGGCGAAGGAAAGCGGTAAAAAGAATGCACCTACCTTTCTTAGAGTCATAACTAGAGGGCCTGTAATGTTGTTCAAGCTGGTTAGTGATCGTTTTCAAAGAGTCACTGCTCTGCTTGTGGACAGAGCTGGCATTTAGGACAGTCTGACTGAGTCCCTCGTTTGAAGCCACTGCCGCCGAGTTGTATCTTAGGATCCCCTGGCTCTGGAGAGCGTTAAAGTTCCCATAGTTTGTGTAATTGCTATAAAAAGGTGAGGTGTAATAAATATGCCTCCCCAGGAGGGAGGAGGGCGAGTAGGCAGCGCTGTGCGGGGCGGAGGCGGGGGTGGCCGAGGCCAATGCCGCCGGCGGGCAGCCTTGGCCCAGGTTCTGGCTCTTGAGGTCCGAGGTGGCGATTTCGGCCAGCGACCAGAGCTTGGGCTTGCTGGCCGGCGTCGGGGGCCCGGGGGAGGCGCGGCCGCCCAGCGCCGCCTTGCTGGCGCTGCGGGCGGCGTCGGCGTGCGGGTGGCCGAGCAGAGGGGCCTCCACGGCGGCCAGCGGCGAGGAGGTGGCTGGCTTGGCCGGCGGGTCgcgctccccgccgccgccgtcGTCCTCCTCGATGTCCTCCTCGTCATCGTCCTcgtcttcctcttcttcctcgATGTCCTCGTACTTGTCCTTGCACTCCGAGCCCGACTCGCAGAGGGGGTCGCCGGCCCTGCACGGCAGCTTCTCGCCGTCCGACTCGGCGGAGCACGAGTGGTCCGTTAGCGAGTCCACTTGCAAGCTGATCCCTGCGGGGTCGGGGGCACAGAATGAGACACAGTGGGCTGGGGCGGCCGCCGCGGCCTCGCCGTATCACCACCTTCCTACGCAGGGTCACCCGTCCCCCCGGGCCGgcgccccccgcccgcccccggcCCTCCCCGGCACCGTCACACCGGGGCTACGGGACGGGACGGAGCTCACTTTGGGGTCCCCGCCGCCCGCTCCCGGAGCCAATCCGCCTTCCCCGGGGCGCCCTCACTCCCCCCCGGGCCCACCTTCGTCCTCGGCGGAGGTCTCATTGCTTTCGGGTATCTTGTCGGGGCTCTCCTCCTTACTCCTCGCCCCATCGCCTTCGTCGTCGTCTTCATCCTCACTCTTGTTCCGCGGGGCCCACGTCATCTTATTCTCCTTCTTGAGGCGGCGGCGGGCGTTGGCGAACCAGGTGGAGACCTGGGTGAGGGTCATCTTGGTGATGATGGCCAGCATGATCTTCTCGCCCTTGGTGGGGTAGGGGTTCTTGcggtgctcctgcagccaggccTTCAGCGTGGCCGTGGCGTCGCGGGTGGCGTTCTTCCTGTACGCGGGGTCGTTGAGCTGGTAGGGGTAGGCAGGGCTGCCGTACGGGTGGTAGCTGATGGCCCCGGTCATCCCCGTCGTATGGGCGTCGTAAGGGGAGCCCTGGACAGAACAAAACGGTGGGGATGGCAATTTGTTACTGCTGAGAGCCATTAGGGAGTTGTCAACGCGAGATCGGCGGTTATGTTTGTATTTCCCCGGGACGGTGTCTTGCATCCATATTCTATGAGGGGTAAAGCGGCACCCAAAGGCGTAAAGACGGGacccccccctcctcctccgccACACGCGCTTAAAATCGGCgatgttttaatctttctgattAATTTCAGCTCCTCGTAATTGAATATTTCCCAATATCGAGTTTGAACCGCGCAGACATTTTAAAGGCCCTACAGGTAACGTCTTGATATCTACATTTCTCTCAGAGGTTCaaaagatgtttccttttttgctatagaaaatacaacaaagcCGCCACTTAGCAATTCACTGCACTAATGCATTGCAAATCCAATTTGCAAATCAGAAGATATGCACCGTTTCGAATTGTTCAAATGCGATGTAATTAGCATTTTAATTCGCCCTTTAACGTTCAAATTGCGCTTATTTAAGGCTGCATAATGGGAGAAAAGTTAAAGATATCGCGGAGGAACTCGTTAACTTCCCGCACAGCCCCGAACCCCGCGGAACGGCGGCCCACGGGCAGAGCAGCGCCCGATCTCCCGCACAACTCCCAACCCGCTGCAACTTCCAGCCGACTGGAAAACAagcgcagcccccagctccctctCACCGCCCCGAACAGAGCACGACATCGATGCCCCGCGCTTTGCGAGCAGAAAGCGAGGGGCTGCCCCGCTGCCGCCCCCTCCTCACGTCGCTTCGGCGGCTCCGGGCTGAGATTCCGGGTGCGGGGCTTTGTGTGTGCGGGCGAGCTCCGCGCCCGACCCTCTCTGTGCGTATATAAAACTCTACGGCCATCTAGCCGTGCACCTAATGTACGTAGTTTACGGTTTTATTTATATAGTTTATGCGCATAACACACACACGCGATTGCAAACGCTCCTTTTAACTAAtaagaagaaagtgaaatcCGAAACTGCGGCCACCACAACCATCTTGGGCTTAAGCGGAGCTCCCAGATCGCAAACAGATGCTCCTTTTCATTCCTAAAATCCAGTTAAACCATTAGCACAAAACACGCTGAAAGTAAATCAAACCACACGGGGATAAAGCCCACAGCGCCTCGAAGCACCAActtaaaaagagagaggggaagaaaaaaaaaacagggaaaaagaaaaaagaaaaaaggaaagaaatcctcCTGTATCCTACCACAGCgaaaatagagggaaaaaaaaaaaagagagagagagagagagcgagagagagagagaaagcgaggggggggggggcgcgGGGGGAATGGAAGCACCGATCCCGACTGACCGAGAGATCCGACTGCGCGGCT
This genomic interval carries:
- the IRX2 gene encoding iroquois-class homeodomain protein IRX-2, yielding MSYPQGYLYQPPGSLALYSCPAYGASALAAPRSEELARSSSGSAFSPYPGSAAFTAQAAATGFTSPLQYSTDPATGFPSYMGSPYDAHTTGMTGAISYHPYGSPAYPYQLNDPAYRKNATRDATATLKAWLQEHRKNPYPTKGEKIMLAIITKMTLTQVSTWFANARRRLKKENKMTWAPRNKSEDEDDDEGDGARSKEESPDKIPESNETSAEDEGISLQVDSLTDHSCSAESDGEKLPCRAGDPLCESGSECKDKYEDIEEEEEDEDDDEEDIEEDDGGGGERDPPAKPATSSPLAAVEAPLLGHPHADAARSASKAALGGRASPGPPTPASKPKLWSLAEIATSDLKSQNLGQGCPPAALASATPASAPHSAAYSPSSLLGRHIYYTSPFYSNYTNYGNFNALQSQGILRYNSAAVASNEGLSQTVLNASSVHKQSSDSLKTITNQLEQHYRPSSYDSKKDPTEVCTVGVQPYL